A genomic window from Halogeometricum borinquense DSM 11551 includes:
- a CDS encoding molybdopterin-dependent oxidoreductase: MTSNRLQRVGPTSFVAFLAGVAAVAGSYATAGFTPAFVVAPVAAFLTRTVPDAVLRFAIVTLGTFAGIDHFGQLLNLALATGLTTALLAGVSFLALVAGRRLDARLAPVGLVGASMWVVTVVLTGQLMLSLGAAVGGAVVVLVAELAAVMGEPSAATDSSVRRRVLGGVASAFGVGILSYLFGRSASGPAAVTSSVDGSGTPGGPDGSGPSSNDSQSVGDSTVTQEYLAEAERRTLDVDGLEGLVSDDFYQVDINNIDPNLRASDWTLSVTGSVEQEATYTYDELTAMGDEQRFVTLRCVSDKINGTLMDTDLWTGVPISRILDEVNPQGAFVMLRAADDYFEEFPVEALEDGFLAYGKRGGPLPRAHGHPVRALIPGHWGEINVKWVTEMEILDGPEKGFWERRGWHGTGPVNTVAKLHTTNRRDGQIQAAGHAYAGTRGIERVEVSIDGGETWADATLSDRLPAGTDESGEAAEDAWRQWEHTYENPGRRHTVVVRATDSTGTLQPREEESPFPSGATGWVSKTISP; encoded by the coding sequence ATGACATCGAACCGCTTGCAACGTGTCGGGCCGACATCGTTCGTCGCGTTCCTCGCGGGCGTCGCCGCCGTCGCGGGATCGTACGCGACCGCCGGATTTACTCCCGCATTCGTCGTCGCACCCGTTGCGGCGTTCCTCACTCGGACCGTCCCCGATGCCGTACTTCGGTTCGCTATCGTCACTCTCGGGACGTTCGCGGGTATCGACCACTTCGGGCAGTTGCTCAACTTGGCGCTCGCAACCGGCCTCACTACGGCATTACTGGCGGGCGTCTCGTTTCTCGCGCTCGTCGCTGGCCGCCGACTTGATGCTCGATTGGCACCTGTCGGTCTGGTCGGCGCATCGATGTGGGTCGTTACTGTGGTTCTTACGGGCCAACTGATGCTCTCACTCGGAGCAGCCGTCGGTGGTGCAGTCGTCGTCCTCGTCGCCGAACTCGCCGCCGTGATGGGTGAGCCAAGCGCCGCTACCGACTCGTCGGTCCGGCGGCGAGTACTCGGCGGCGTGGCGAGTGCGTTCGGCGTCGGCATCCTCAGCTATCTTTTCGGCCGGTCGGCATCGGGACCCGCTGCGGTCACGTCGTCCGTCGATGGTTCCGGTACGCCCGGCGGTCCCGATGGGTCTGGGCCATCGAGCAACGACAGCCAATCGGTCGGTGACTCGACAGTCACGCAGGAGTATCTCGCGGAAGCCGAACGCCGAACGCTCGACGTAGACGGTCTAGAGGGTCTCGTCAGCGACGACTTCTATCAGGTAGACATCAACAATATTGACCCGAACCTCCGCGCGAGCGATTGGACGCTCTCAGTCACTGGGAGTGTCGAACAGGAAGCAACGTACACGTACGACGAGTTGACTGCGATGGGTGACGAACAGCGATTCGTCACGCTCCGGTGCGTCAGCGACAAAATAAACGGGACGCTGATGGATACGGATCTTTGGACTGGCGTCCCGATCTCACGGATCTTAGACGAAGTGAATCCGCAGGGTGCGTTCGTCATGCTCCGCGCGGCGGATGACTACTTCGAGGAATTCCCCGTCGAAGCGCTCGAAGACGGCTTCCTCGCTTACGGGAAACGCGGCGGACCTCTCCCGAGGGCACACGGTCACCCGGTTCGGGCGCTTATTCCCGGCCACTGGGGGGAGATCAACGTCAAGTGGGTCACGGAGATGGAGATTCTGGACGGCCCCGAGAAGGGCTTTTGGGAGCGACGCGGTTGGCACGGAACCGGTCCCGTCAACACCGTTGCGAAACTTCACACCACGAATCGGCGCGACGGCCAGATACAGGCGGCGGGCCATGCCTACGCCGGTACGCGTGGCATCGAACGGGTGGAAGTCTCCATCGACGGCGGCGAGACGTGGGCTGACGCGACGCTCTCGGACCGCTTACCTGCCGGAACGGACGAGTCCGGTGAGGCGGCCGAGGACGCGTGGCGACAGTGGGAGCACACCTACGAGAACCCGGGTCGCCGACACACTGTCGTCGTCCGCGCCACCGACAGTACCGGGACGCTCCAACCGCGCGAGGAGGAGAGTCCGTTCCCGAGTGGGGCCACTGGATGGGTGTCGAAAACGATCTCGCCGTAG
- a CDS encoding creatininase family protein has translation MSIDTIASTVSSLPSIRLEACTWTEVESALESGMRTAVVAVGAIEQHGPHLPLIMDTLAGDELARRIAEKLGDAFAAPTIRPGCSGHHMEFPGTITVPPETLMDVIRSYCRSLDEHGFEHIALVPTHGGNFAPVNTVAPEIGREIDANVVAVADLHEYMDRQKAGLHAGGVEYEESVIHAGAVETAMVLAVDEGLVRTDELAVGHEGEVSTARLLSDGFASITENGVLGDPRAATAEAGEEIFEAVADAYVERIETERDAV, from the coding sequence ATGTCCATTGATACGATAGCTTCAACCGTGTCTTCTCTGCCATCCATACGCTTAGAAGCGTGTACGTGGACAGAAGTCGAATCAGCGCTGGAATCCGGCATGCGGACGGCTGTCGTCGCAGTCGGAGCTATCGAGCAACACGGCCCGCATCTCCCCCTCATCATGGACACGCTCGCGGGCGACGAACTCGCACGGCGCATCGCCGAAAAACTGGGCGATGCGTTCGCCGCGCCGACGATTCGACCGGGGTGTTCGGGCCACCACATGGAGTTTCCCGGTACGATTACCGTCCCGCCAGAGACGCTGATGGACGTGATTCGCTCGTACTGTCGGTCGCTCGACGAACACGGATTCGAGCATATCGCTTTGGTTCCGACGCACGGCGGCAACTTCGCCCCGGTCAACACCGTCGCGCCCGAAATCGGCCGTGAAATCGATGCGAACGTCGTCGCCGTCGCTGACCTACACGAGTACATGGACCGACAGAAAGCAGGCTTGCACGCGGGCGGCGTCGAGTACGAAGAGTCCGTCATTCACGCGGGCGCAGTCGAGACGGCAATGGTACTGGCCGTAGACGAGGGTCTCGTCAGAACCGATGAGTTGGCCGTCGGCCACGAAGGCGAAGTCTCGACGGCGCGACTGCTCAGCGACGGGTTCGCATCGATTACCGAAAACGGCGTCCTCGGTGATCCGCGAGCAGCGACTGCCGAAGCGGGCGAGGAGATTTTCGAGGCTGTCGCCGACGCTTACGTCGAACGTATTGAAACCGAACGCGACGCGGTGTGA
- a CDS encoding AAA family ATPase, with translation MDIPEASEACSSVLAEVSKAVIAEQEFLERIMLGVLSRGHVLLEDVPGTGKTLSARSVATALGLSFSRVQFTPDLLPSDVTGTNIFNEREQSFEFSEGPIFANVVLADEINRAPPKTQAALLEAMEEGQVTVDGETHELPKPFFVIATQNPVESEGTFPLPEAQIDRFVVKTSIGYPDSDGEVELLRRRVGREARSPSVGSVLSREEVMDVRLVPEDVRVDEDLLHYMADIARTTRNDRRVDVGVSPRGTQRLLEASRARAVLSGREFVTPDDVKRVSPAVLAHRLVLTPDAQVNDVAKADVVSDVLERVEVPTIE, from the coding sequence ATGGATATCCCCGAAGCGAGTGAGGCGTGCAGTAGCGTCCTCGCGGAAGTGTCGAAGGCCGTCATCGCCGAGCAAGAGTTCCTCGAACGGATCATGCTCGGCGTCCTCTCCCGCGGCCACGTCCTCCTCGAAGACGTCCCCGGTACCGGAAAGACCCTCAGCGCACGAAGCGTCGCCACCGCCCTCGGCCTCTCGTTCTCCCGCGTGCAGTTCACGCCGGACCTCCTCCCCTCCGACGTGACCGGGACGAACATCTTCAACGAGCGCGAGCAGTCCTTCGAGTTCTCCGAAGGACCCATCTTCGCTAACGTCGTCCTCGCCGACGAGATTAACCGCGCGCCGCCGAAGACGCAGGCCGCCCTCCTCGAAGCGATGGAAGAAGGACAGGTCACGGTGGACGGCGAGACACACGAACTCCCGAAGCCGTTCTTCGTCATCGCCACGCAGAACCCCGTCGAAAGCGAGGGGACGTTCCCACTCCCAGAGGCGCAGATCGACCGCTTCGTCGTCAAGACGAGCATCGGCTATCCAGACTCCGACGGCGAAGTCGAACTCCTCCGTCGCCGTGTCGGACGCGAAGCCCGTAGTCCGAGCGTCGGATCGGTCCTCTCCCGCGAGGAAGTGATGGATGTGCGACTCGTTCCCGAAGACGTGCGAGTGGACGAAGACCTGTTGCACTACATGGCAGACATCGCGCGGACGACTCGCAACGACCGACGGGTTGACGTTGGCGTCTCCCCGCGCGGGACGCAGCGCCTCCTCGAAGCGTCGCGCGCCCGCGCCGTACTCTCAGGCCGCGAGTTCGTCACACCAGACGACGTAAAGCGCGTCTCCCCTGCCGTCCTCGCACACCGACTCGTTCTCACGCCGGACGCACAGGTAAACGACGTGGCGAAAGCGGATGTCGTCTCCGACGTTCTCGAACGGGTCGAAGTGCCGACGATAGAGTAG
- a CDS encoding DUF7519 family protein, whose translation MTEITRRPATQGVLLSLVAATVGFIGITLAAAGAAAPAAVGVVVLAVGLFRASRRLVTLGATALFLGIVYAGVLGGVAELLLLGTLGAVVSWDAGEYAIGVGEQLGRDADTTRLTVVHSAATLLVGIAGTAVVYAVFLAVGGGQPVAALVLVLLGATALVAALRGNRDTGRQVRRGR comes from the coding sequence ATGACGGAGATCACCCGTCGTCCGGCGACGCAAGGCGTACTGCTCTCGCTTGTTGCCGCTACCGTCGGATTCATCGGTATCACGCTCGCCGCCGCCGGGGCCGCCGCACCCGCGGCCGTCGGCGTCGTTGTCCTCGCTGTGGGCCTTTTCCGCGCCTCGCGCCGTCTCGTCACGCTCGGTGCAACGGCACTGTTCCTCGGCATCGTCTACGCGGGCGTACTGGGTGGCGTCGCGGAACTCCTCCTCCTCGGTACTCTGGGTGCTGTCGTTTCGTGGGATGCCGGCGAGTACGCTATCGGCGTCGGTGAGCAACTCGGCCGCGACGCCGATACGACTCGGTTGACGGTGGTTCACTCGGCAGCGACGCTCCTCGTTGGCATCGCTGGCACCGCCGTCGTCTACGCGGTCTTCCTCGCGGTCGGTGGTGGCCAACCCGTCGCGGCGTTGGTACTGGTGCTTCTCGGTGCAACCGCGTTGGTCGCGGCACTGCGTGGAAATCGAGACACGGGCCGACAGGTTCGCCGCGGCCGCTAG